Below is a window of Gammaproteobacteria bacterium DNA.
GCGCACCCATCGCACCATCCTCATCACGGGCAGCACCGACGGTATCGGCCGGTTGGCGGCCCAGCGTTTGGCGCAAGCCGGCCATGCCGTATGGATTCACGGCAGAAAC
It encodes the following:
- a CDS encoding 3-oxoacyl-ACP reductase, whose protein sequence is MKRTHRTILITGSTDGIGRLAAQRLAQAGHAVWIHGRN